One stretch of Acidobacteriota bacterium DNA includes these proteins:
- the queA gene encoding tRNA preQ1(34) S-adenosylmethionine ribosyltransferase-isomerase QueA: MKLREFRFDLPERLIAQEPARERDLSRLMVLDRRSGRLEHRVFRELPGYLARGDLLVVNDTRVRPARLLARKPTGGSVEVLLLERIDAPAAEGDPDVAQEWRALVRGFGRSEPASRHEYPGGLVVTVTGREEGSAIARVALRAGAGVDRALEGCGLPPTPPYIRRTDADPRLARDRERYQTVFAAAPGAVAAPTAGLHFTPALLDALRSSGVAVSSLTLHVGWGTFQPIRAEEIEDHRVAAEPFEIGESLAEAFRETRARGGRVVAVGTTVARTLEHRATGTAGLAPGSGACDLVIRPGHAFRAVDALITNFHLPESSLLLLVAAFAGRESILAAYAEAVAREYRFYSYGDAMLIL; the protein is encoded by the coding sequence ATGAAGCTCCGCGAGTTCCGATTCGATCTCCCCGAACGGCTCATCGCGCAGGAGCCCGCCCGCGAGCGCGACCTCTCGCGCCTCATGGTCCTCGACCGGAGGAGCGGTCGCCTCGAGCACCGCGTCTTCCGAGAGCTCCCCGGGTACCTTGCGAGGGGAGATCTTCTCGTCGTCAACGACACGCGGGTCCGGCCCGCCCGCCTCCTCGCGAGGAAGCCCACGGGCGGCTCGGTCGAGGTCCTCCTCCTCGAGCGGATCGACGCCCCGGCAGCGGAAGGGGACCCCGACGTCGCGCAGGAATGGCGGGCGCTCGTCCGGGGATTCGGCCGGAGCGAGCCCGCGTCGCGGCACGAGTACCCGGGCGGACTTGTCGTCACCGTGACCGGGCGCGAGGAGGGGAGCGCGATCGCGCGCGTCGCGCTCCGCGCCGGCGCGGGGGTCGATCGCGCGCTCGAGGGGTGCGGCCTCCCGCCGACGCCCCCCTACATCCGCCGGACGGACGCCGACCCGAGGCTCGCGCGCGATCGCGAGAGATACCAGACGGTCTTCGCGGCGGCGCCGGGTGCGGTCGCCGCGCCGACGGCCGGGCTCCACTTCACCCCCGCGCTGCTCGACGCGCTGCGCTCTTCGGGGGTCGCCGTCTCCAGCCTGACGCTCCACGTCGGGTGGGGGACCTTTCAGCCGATTCGAGCGGAGGAGATCGAGGACCATCGCGTCGCCGCCGAGCCGTTCGAGATCGGCGAGAGCCTGGCGGAGGCGTTCCGCGAGACGCGGGCGCGCGGAGGGCGCGTCGTCGCGGTCGGCACCACGGTCGCCCGGACCCTCGAGCACCGCGCGACGGGGACCGCGGGGCTCGCGCCGGGAAGCGGGGCGTGCGACCTCGTCATCCGCCCCGGGCACGCCTTCCGCGCCGTCGACGCGCTGATCACGAACTTCCATCTTCCGGAGTCGTCGCTCCTCCTCCTCGTCGCGGCCTTCGCGGGGCGGGAGAGTATCCTTGCGGCCTACGCCGAGGCGGTCGCCCGCGAGTATCGGTTCTACTCGTACGGCGACGCGATGCTGATCCTCTGA
- the queC gene encoding 7-cyano-7-deazaguanine synthase QueC — MPGASDGGGERPIAIVLVSGGMDSCVAAAIAAREHEPAFLHVSYGQRTEGRERRSFEAIADHYRVRRRLAARLDLLHAIGGSCLTDPSIAIPAADLTRADIPVSYVPFRNTHFLAAAVSWAEVIGATAIYIGAVEEDSSGYPDCRRVYYDAFNRLIEVGTRPGSPLRVVTPLIGMSKAGIVRLGLELGAPFELTWSCYGSEERACGACDSCALRLRGFAGALARDPIPYA; from the coding sequence ATGCCCGGGGCGTCTGACGGCGGCGGGGAGCGCCCGATCGCCATCGTCCTCGTCAGCGGCGGCATGGACTCGTGCGTCGCGGCGGCGATCGCGGCCCGCGAGCACGAGCCGGCCTTCCTCCACGTGTCGTACGGGCAGCGCACGGAAGGGCGCGAGCGCCGATCGTTCGAGGCGATCGCGGATCACTACCGGGTCCGGCGCCGCCTTGCCGCGAGGCTCGATCTGCTGCACGCCATCGGCGGGTCGTGCCTCACCGACCCGTCGATCGCGATCCCGGCGGCGGATCTGACCCGCGCCGACATCCCGGTCTCCTACGTCCCCTTCCGGAACACGCACTTCCTGGCGGCGGCGGTGTCGTGGGCCGAGGTGATCGGCGCCACCGCGATCTACATCGGCGCGGTGGAGGAGGACTCGTCGGGGTATCCCGACTGCCGCCGCGTGTACTACGACGCGTTCAACCGGCTCATCGAGGTCGGCACGCGGCCCGGGAGCCCGCTCCGCGTCGTCACGCCGCTGATCGGGATGTCGAAGGCCGGGATCGTGCGCCTCGGGCTCGAGCTCGGGGCCCCCTTCGAGCTGACTTGGTCGTGCTACGGATCCGAGGAGCGCGCGTGCGGCGCGTGCGACTCGTGCGCCCTCAGGCTCCGGGGGTTCGCGGGGGCCTTGGCGCGCGACCCGATCCCGTACGCATGA
- the tgt gene encoding tRNA guanosine(34) transglycosylase Tgt yields the protein MIEYELHAVEPGGLARAGLLRTPHGDVNTPAFMPVGTYGAVKALTPRELEACGARMILGNTYHLYLRPGHETVRALGGLHRFASWDGAILTDSGGFQIFSLASFRDVSEEGVVFRSHLDGSTHRLTPELSVGIQEALGPDVMMALDVCPALPSSKEEIASAVERTLRWARRCLDHRSGARALFGIVQGGTHEDLREMSAGETAALPFDGFAVGGVSVGEPREEIDRIVAFTAPRLPAARARYLMGVGTPRDLLAGIAAGIDMFDCVMPTRNARNGTLFTWSGPVSIKRREFAEDPRPLDDRCGCDACRNFSRAYLRHLFQSKEILSMRLNTIHNVHFYQELMRRARQAIVEGRFAAWAASVLPGLKSVAADPDA from the coding sequence GTGATCGAGTACGAGCTGCACGCCGTGGAGCCCGGGGGGCTCGCGCGGGCGGGCCTGTTGAGGACCCCCCACGGCGACGTGAACACGCCGGCCTTCATGCCGGTCGGGACGTACGGCGCCGTGAAGGCGCTCACCCCCCGGGAGCTCGAGGCCTGCGGCGCGCGGATGATCCTGGGGAACACGTACCATCTCTACCTGCGCCCGGGCCACGAGACGGTCCGCGCGCTCGGCGGCCTGCACCGCTTCGCCTCCTGGGACGGGGCGATCCTCACCGACAGCGGGGGGTTCCAGATTTTCAGCCTCGCCTCGTTCCGCGACGTGAGCGAGGAGGGGGTCGTCTTCCGCTCGCACCTCGACGGATCGACGCACCGCCTGACCCCCGAGCTGAGCGTCGGGATCCAGGAGGCCCTCGGCCCGGACGTGATGATGGCGCTCGACGTCTGCCCGGCCTTGCCGTCCTCGAAGGAGGAGATCGCCTCGGCCGTCGAGCGGACGCTGCGGTGGGCGCGGCGCTGCCTCGATCACCGGTCGGGGGCCCGGGCTCTCTTCGGCATCGTCCAGGGAGGGACCCACGAGGATCTGAGGGAGATGTCCGCGGGCGAGACGGCGGCCCTTCCCTTCGACGGCTTCGCCGTCGGAGGGGTCAGCGTGGGCGAGCCGCGCGAGGAGATCGACCGCATCGTCGCCTTCACCGCCCCCCGGCTTCCCGCGGCGAGGGCCCGCTACCTGATGGGCGTGGGGACCCCGCGCGATCTGCTGGCGGGGATCGCGGCGGGCATCGACATGTTCGACTGCGTCATGCCGACCCGCAACGCGAGGAACGGCACCCTCTTCACGTGGTCGGGGCCGGTCAGCATCAAGCGGCGCGAGTTCGCGGAGGATCCGCGGCCGCTCGACGATCGGTGCGGCTGCGACGCGTGCCGGAATTTCTCGAGGGCGTACCTGAGGCACCTCTTCCAGTCGAAGGAGATCCTCTCGATGCGCCTCAACACGATTCACAACGTCCACTTCTACCAGGAGCTGATGCGGCGCGCGCGCCAGGCGATCGTGGAGGGGCGTTTCGCGGCCTGGGCGGCCTCCGTCCTCCCGGGGCTCAAGAGCGTCGCGGCGGATCCGGACGCGTGA
- a CDS encoding aminotransferase class IV: MAELINVNGTISSAEKATVPVLDHGFLYGDSIYETIRTYRGRPYLLGRHLDRLARSCAAIRLAPPSRTDIEREVRRTVAEGGNDESYIRIMVTRGVGAIGYERDLCPRPGLFVIVMPLRRIPPLSYEEGIAVTVGQRRRNPRESLDPAVKSCNLLNNVLAHMEAEDAGAKETILLNTRGFVAEGTHTNVFFVKGGVLRTPALGCGILSGITREVVMEAARDAGIPCEEGEYESPELFGAEEVFVTSTLQEVMPVARLNGRPVGAGAPGPVTRRLHGLFRERVESPDRGR, from the coding sequence ATGGCCGAGTTGATCAACGTCAACGGGACGATATCCAGCGCCGAGAAGGCGACCGTTCCCGTCCTGGATCACGGGTTCCTGTACGGCGACAGCATCTACGAGACGATCCGCACCTACCGCGGCAGGCCCTACCTCCTCGGGAGGCACCTCGACAGGCTGGCGCGCTCGTGCGCCGCCATCCGCCTCGCCCCTCCGTCGCGCACCGACATCGAGCGGGAGGTGCGCCGGACGGTCGCCGAGGGGGGGAACGACGAGTCGTACATCCGCATCATGGTGACGCGCGGCGTCGGAGCGATCGGCTACGAGCGCGATCTCTGCCCCCGGCCCGGCCTCTTCGTGATCGTGATGCCGCTCCGGCGCATCCCGCCCCTCTCTTACGAGGAGGGGATCGCCGTGACGGTGGGCCAGAGGCGGCGCAACCCGCGCGAATCGCTCGACCCCGCCGTGAAGTCGTGCAATCTCCTCAACAACGTCCTCGCCCACATGGAGGCGGAGGATGCCGGCGCGAAGGAGACGATCCTCCTCAACACGCGGGGGTTCGTCGCCGAGGGGACCCACACGAACGTCTTCTTCGTGAAGGGGGGCGTCCTCAGGACTCCGGCTCTCGGCTGCGGGATCCTCTCCGGCATCACCCGCGAGGTCGTGATGGAGGCCGCGCGCGACGCCGGCATTCCCTGCGAGGAGGGGGAGTACGAGTCCCCCGAGCTCTTCGGCGCGGAAGAGGTCTTCGTGACCAGCACCCTCCAGGAGGTGATGCCCGTCGCGCGCCTCAACGGGCGGCCTGTCGGCGCCGGCGCTCCCGGGCCGGTCACGCGGCGACTCCACGGGCTGTTCCGAGAGAGGGTCGAGTCTCCCGACCGCGGGAGGTAG
- a CDS encoding cation transporter, producing the protein MGLAAAVMVVEIVGGMLSNSLALLADAGHVFTDVLALGLAMFAVTVAARPATDRATFGYYRVEILSALANGVLLVLISLGIMWEAYRRFSDPPEVAGSTVMGVALLGLAGNLGGLYLLRGASRRSLNVRGALMHVVGDTLSSLAVVICGALIMATGWKRIDAGLSAFIGAVIIIGAFRLVREAVDVLLEAGPAGIELKSVSADIQEIPGVRQVHDLHIWSITSGMHALSGHVVVEETTLLHCDRILNTIKSLLKERYEIHHTTIQIESEAYREIGEVH; encoded by the coding sequence ATGGGGCTGGCGGCGGCGGTCATGGTCGTCGAGATCGTCGGCGGCATGCTGTCCAACAGCCTCGCGCTCCTCGCCGACGCCGGCCACGTCTTCACCGACGTCCTCGCGCTCGGGCTCGCGATGTTCGCCGTCACGGTCGCCGCGCGCCCCGCGACCGACCGGGCCACGTTCGGCTACTACCGCGTGGAGATCCTCTCCGCCCTCGCGAACGGCGTCCTCCTGGTCCTCATCTCCCTCGGGATCATGTGGGAGGCGTACCGCCGCTTCTCCGATCCGCCGGAGGTCGCGGGATCGACGGTCATGGGCGTCGCGCTGCTCGGGCTCGCGGGAAACCTCGGAGGGCTGTACCTGCTCCGCGGCGCGAGCCGGCGCTCGCTCAACGTCCGCGGCGCGCTCATGCACGTGGTGGGGGACACCCTCTCGTCGCTCGCCGTCGTGATCTGCGGCGCCCTCATCATGGCGACCGGCTGGAAGCGGATCGACGCGGGGCTCAGCGCGTTCATCGGCGCCGTGATCATCATCGGGGCGTTCCGCCTCGTGCGGGAGGCGGTCGACGTGCTCCTCGAGGCGGGGCCGGCCGGGATCGAGCTGAAGTCGGTGAGCGCCGACATCCAGGAGATCCCCGGAGTCCGGCAGGTCCACGATCTGCACATCTGGAGCATCACGTCGGGGATGCACGCGCTCTCGGGGCACGTCGTGGTCGAGGAGACGACGCTCTTGCACTGCGATCGAATCCTGAACACGATCAAGTCGCTGCTCAAGGAGCGGTACGAGATCCACCACACCACGATCCAGATCGAGTCCGAGGCCTACCGGGAGATCGGCGAGGTCCACTGA
- the acpS gene encoding holo-ACP synthase: protein MRAEAGGVIGIGIDIIEIDRVERAIERGGDRFVRRVFSDDEIRYARSRRRPASHFAARFAAKESVIKALRVPPGLGWLWRDIEVTRGGGPPSIRLTGRALDRATSLGVAGWQLSMSHSTTHAVAVVVLV from the coding sequence ATGCGCGCGGAGGCCGGAGGCGTCATCGGGATCGGGATTGACATCATCGAGATCGATCGCGTCGAACGGGCGATCGAGCGGGGAGGCGATCGGTTCGTGCGGCGCGTCTTCTCGGACGACGAGATCCGGTACGCCCGAAGCCGGCGCCGGCCGGCGAGCCACTTCGCGGCGCGCTTCGCCGCCAAGGAATCCGTCATCAAGGCGCTGCGCGTGCCACCGGGGCTCGGCTGGCTGTGGCGCGACATCGAGGTGACGCGCGGCGGCGGCCCCCCGTCGATCCGGCTGACGGGTCGCGCTCTCGATCGCGCGACCTCCCTTGGCGTGGCCGGCTGGCAGCTGTCGATGTCGCACTCGACGACCCACGCCGTCGCGGTCGTCGTTCTCGTATGA
- a CDS encoding DUF4388 domain-containing protein, whose translation MSLTGTLDTMSLTDLLQWIQQSRKTGALVIHGERYSKKILIRDGTIVSSSSDDPTEHLGHFLLRQDRITEPDLRKALETQQKTGVMLGKILVTVGLIEEPELRRLLVQKAEETIFGLFLWTEARFEFVDAPLPREILVPLNLRIEDVLLKGLAWFDELQHVRREFASALSVLARTSKEMPKEFHGARSLARRILDMVDGRRCIADICMEVHASEFTVSKLLYLMFKQGFVRVEKNVTVAVDAPRKTLSGFLEEARQHARAGRAEEALKVLDEAAPLSPHDMSLRSLREECRAVVVAQMTKDGVEPTRIPVLVKPLEALTGEKLSPEEVFILSRVNGSWDVRSIVNLCPFLEAEALVHIKKLRERGILSLEARG comes from the coding sequence GTGAGCCTCACAGGCACGCTCGACACGATGTCCCTGACGGACCTGCTCCAGTGGATCCAGCAGTCGCGAAAGACCGGCGCGCTGGTGATCCACGGGGAGCGATACTCCAAGAAGATCCTGATCCGCGACGGGACGATCGTCTCGTCGTCGAGCGACGACCCGACCGAGCACCTCGGCCACTTCCTCCTCAGGCAGGACCGGATCACCGAGCCGGATCTCAGGAAAGCGCTCGAGACGCAGCAGAAAACGGGAGTGATGCTCGGGAAGATCCTCGTGACGGTGGGCCTCATCGAGGAGCCCGAGCTTCGCCGGCTCCTCGTGCAGAAGGCCGAGGAGACGATCTTCGGCCTCTTCCTGTGGACCGAGGCGCGGTTCGAGTTCGTCGACGCGCCGCTGCCCAGGGAGATCCTCGTCCCGCTGAACCTCCGCATCGAGGATGTCCTCCTCAAGGGGCTCGCGTGGTTCGACGAGCTTCAGCACGTCCGGCGCGAATTCGCGTCCGCGCTCTCGGTGCTGGCGCGCACGTCGAAGGAGATGCCGAAGGAGTTCCACGGTGCGCGCTCCCTCGCGCGGCGCATCCTCGACATGGTGGACGGCCGCCGGTGCATCGCGGACATCTGCATGGAGGTGCACGCCTCCGAGTTCACGGTCAGCAAGCTCCTCTACCTGATGTTCAAGCAGGGTTTCGTGAGGGTCGAGAAGAACGTGACCGTGGCCGTGGACGCGCCGCGCAAGACGCTCTCGGGGTTCCTCGAGGAGGCCCGGCAGCACGCCCGCGCCGGCCGCGCGGAAGAGGCCCTCAAGGTCCTCGACGAGGCGGCCCCCCTCTCGCCGCACGACATGTCGCTCCGGTCCCTGCGCGAGGAGTGCCGGGCGGTCGTCGTGGCCCAGATGACGAAGGACGGCGTCGAGCCGACGCGCATCCCGGTCCTCGTGAAGCCCCTCGAAGCGCTCACCGGCGAGAAGCTCTCCCCCGAGGAGGTCTTCATCCTGAGCCGCGTCAACGGCTCGTGGGACGTCCGCTCGATCGTGAACCTCTGCCCCTTCCTCGAGGCCGAGGCGCTGGTGCACATCAAGAAGCTGCGCGAGCGGGGGATCCTGAGCCTCGAAGCGCGCGGCTGA
- a CDS encoding NYN domain-containing protein translates to MYYAARQLNSRLDFGALLETVCRDRLMLRAIAYVVQNRDIDQTAFLAMLQQRSYEVRRKDLRVRADGSSKGDWDLGMALDVLSLAGSLDVVVLATGDGDFVPLVHEVRSRGSRVEVYSFARSTARELVEAADRHVEIEGELLIHPGPAS, encoded by the coding sequence ATGTACTACGCCGCGCGCCAGTTGAACTCCCGGCTGGACTTCGGCGCGCTCCTCGAGACGGTATGCCGCGATCGCCTCATGCTCCGGGCCATCGCCTACGTCGTCCAGAATCGCGACATCGATCAGACCGCCTTCCTCGCGATGCTGCAGCAGAGGAGCTACGAGGTGCGCCGCAAGGATCTCAGGGTGCGCGCGGACGGGTCGTCGAAGGGGGACTGGGACCTGGGGATGGCCCTCGACGTCCTGAGCCTCGCGGGGAGCCTCGACGTGGTCGTGCTCGCGACGGGCGACGGAGACTTCGTCCCGCTCGTCCACGAGGTCAGGTCGCGCGGGTCGCGCGTGGAGGTCTACTCCTTCGCCCGCTCCACGGCCCGGGAGCTCGTCGAGGCCGCCGACCGGCACGTCGAGATCGAGGGCGAGCTCCTCATCCATCCGGGCCCGGCGAGCTGA
- a CDS encoding sulfur globule family protein — MPRRIPPALFILMAGFVSLPSFAAASRVTLDDVVALLKAHVADSLILREIGSDGPAFELGVPAILKLKEAGASDALLDRLTADRAPAAPAPVPAPAASPDADRAAGYRIFREKGADGNEVLHVTNIDPQGHRMGGESTESPETPNRYEAPAPQPPRSDQEYVVIGETQPAQPVVVNVYPQDAYGEGPYPAGYGSPYMYRDPYAYAYPRGILPGYRPYFGGYRPPGTFAPPGSVTHFQRYHADGFAAPCNRPGVTFPQIGPAIGYDMYYRNTQAAFRR; from the coding sequence ATGCCTCGGAGAATCCCTCCCGCACTCTTCATCTTGATGGCCGGGTTCGTGAGCCTCCCCTCCTTCGCCGCCGCCTCCCGCGTCACCCTCGACGATGTCGTCGCACTGCTCAAGGCCCATGTCGCGGACTCCCTCATCCTCAGGGAAATCGGCAGCGATGGCCCCGCGTTCGAGCTCGGAGTCCCCGCAATCCTGAAGCTGAAGGAGGCGGGGGCGAGCGACGCTCTCCTCGATCGGCTGACGGCCGATCGCGCTCCCGCCGCTCCGGCTCCGGTCCCGGCCCCGGCCGCTTCACCGGATGCCGATCGGGCGGCCGGCTACCGGATCTTCCGCGAAAAGGGCGCGGACGGGAACGAGGTCCTGCACGTCACGAACATCGATCCCCAGGGGCACCGGATGGGGGGAGAGAGCACGGAGTCGCCCGAGACGCCGAACCGGTACGAGGCGCCGGCGCCGCAACCCCCGCGGAGCGATCAAGAGTACGTCGTGATCGGCGAGACGCAGCCGGCCCAGCCGGTCGTGGTGAACGTCTACCCTCAGGACGCCTACGGCGAGGGACCGTACCCCGCCGGATACGGATCCCCTTACATGTACCGCGATCCCTACGCCTACGCTTACCCTCGCGGCATCCTCCCGGGCTACCGGCCATACTTCGGCGGTTACCGACCCCCGGGAACGTTCGCTCCGCCCGGCTCGGTGACGCACTTCCAGCGCTACCACGCAGACGGCTTCGCGGCCCCCTGCAACCGGCCGGGGGTGACGTTCCCGCAGATCGGCCCCGCGATCGGGTACGACATGTACTACCGCAACACGCAGGCCGCCTTCCGCCGCTAG